A stretch of Brassica napus cultivar Da-Ae chromosome C6, Da-Ae, whole genome shotgun sequence DNA encodes these proteins:
- the LOC106357430 gene encoding U1 small nuclear ribonucleoprotein A-like isoform X2 — protein MNGFPFYNKPMRIQFAKRKSDVIAKADGTFVPREKRKRQEEKGEWIKRLEEGSSERGVRSNTGCSRCDQHVRLAGGSFLKVSSHLQGRLMQSSHDGESGDTRMLILLARED, from the exons ATGAATGGATTCCCCTTCTACAACAAACCCATG AGAATACAATTTGCAAAAAGAAAATCAGATGTTATTGCCAAGGCCGATGGTACTTTTGTTCCTCGCGAGAAACGAAAGCGACAGGAGGAGAAAG GTGAATGGATCAAGAGACTTGAGGAAGGGTCATCAGAGAGAGGAGTACGCAGCAATACAG GTTGTTCCAGATGCGACCAACACGTGAGACTTGCTGGTGGTTCGTTCCTGAAAGTTTCTTCTCATCTTCAAGGTCGTCTAATGCAGAGCTCTCATGACGGCGAAAGTGGTGACACTCGCATGCTTATATTGCTTGCTCGAGAAGACTAA